The following is a genomic window from Amycolatopsis sp. BJA-103.
CGATCTACGCCCGCGACCACGGACTGCTGGCGAACTCCGAAGACTGAGAGGGTCAGCGCGTGAGCGGGACAGCGATCCGGCCGGGGAACCGCGGGTTCTCCGCTTCGTCGAGCATCGCGGCGGCAACGGTGTCCCGGCTCACCATGATGCGGAAGATGCTCTTGGGGGAGGCATCGAGCCCGACGGTGCGCCGGTCCGGGCTGATCGGTTTGTTCGACAGGGGTCCGGCGTGGAAAACCGTCCCGCCGGCTTCGGTGACCACGGCGTCCGACTCGACCTTGTCGGCGACCTCCGCTCCGAGTCCCTTGAGGACCAGCCGGTTGAGCGCGCTTGCCACCGCGGCCGAGGGCCCCGTGCCGTAAGCACCCAGCCAAATGACGCGGGCGCCCGAGGCCACCGCCGACCGGGCGCCCGCGGTCAGCACACCCGGCTTCGTCCCCTTGGGCACACCCAGCCCGGACAGCACCAGTTCACTGCCTTCGAGCGCCGAGTCGATCTCGCTGGTGCGGAACACGTCCGCGACGATCTTGGTCAGCCCCGGGGCGTCCGGAATGGTGATCCGGTCCGGATTGCGGGCGATGGCCCTGACGATGTGGCCACGTTCGAGTGCCTGCCGGGTAAGGGAAAGTCCGGTCGGGCCGGACGCGGCGAGAACGGTGAGGTGCATGAAAATCCACTCCTGAGGGTCGATGCGTCTGCCGAGCCGGATTTCAGCCGAGGATGTTCAGCTGTGCCGACGCATCCGGGGCATCGACCGGATCGAGGTAAAAGCGGACAGCTGCGGCGCGGCCGTCCTCGACCCGGATGATGACGGCGCCGCGGATGGTCTCGACGACCCCGTCGGCCCGCGTGCCGATCATCTCCCACTCCGTCCACACCCGGTCACCGTCCACCACGGAGTCGATGACCCTGGCGTCCAGGCCGTTCGAATACCGGGCGAAAATCTTCGTGTAGTTCGCGCGAACCTGGTCGGCACCGCGGAAGGAGCGATCAGGGTGCACCGGCATCACGCAGTCGAAGTCGTCGGCGTAGTTGGCCACCAGCTTTTCGACGTCACGATCGGACATCGCCGCGGCCATGCGAAACGGAACGGCGCGCACGTCGTCGGTCGACGCACTCACTTCTCGCCCGCCTTGTCCGCGGGCCCCCTTGGCGATCGCGTAAAGCTCGGAGTTGCCCGCGAAAGGGGCTTTCCGCACGACGCGGATGCGCCTCAGCCGCCATTCATTGCCGGCCCGCTGCAGGTCGACGTGCCAGAAAGCACGCACGACGAGCCAGTCGACCTCATCGGTGGGAACGTGGTGGTAGGCCACCACGAAACTCCGGTAGGTGGCATGGTCGCCCTCAACCTCGACGATGACGTTGGAAGTCGAATGGTGAGTACTCTGGAACCCTTCCAGCACCGCCCGGCTGGCGACCACGAAATCATCGGCACTCAATTCTTGCGACGGCCCGCCCAAGTGCTCGGAGACGTCCATCGTGACGGTGTCGGCGAGGATCGCACGCAGACCGGCCCAGTCCTTGAGATCCTGTGACCAAGCGAAACGGGCCACGGTTTCGGCGACAGCGACCCGGTCGGCGAGGTGGTTGACATCAGTCATGAGTATTCCTTCATCGAGAACACGATCGGTAAAACATCGAGAGGGGAGCGCGTGTCAACACGGATTCGCGTGCGCTGCCTCCGCCTTTCTGGTGGTCATTCTTCCGGGTTCCGGCCGCCGTAGCAGGGGCCAGAATGTCCCCTCCTGGCGGATGCCGCTGATATTCTTCGGTCATGTCCGACGCGAGCACTTTCGGAATGGCGTTGCGGGAGCACCGTGAACGCACCCGGCCCGAACAGGTGGGTGTCGTCGGTCACGGCCGCAGGCGCACGGGCGGCCTGCGACGCGAAGAGCTCGCCGAATTGGCAGGCGTGTCGACGGATCACCTGAAACGCATGGAGCAGGGTCGTCGGCACCCCTCGCCCGGCGTGTTGAACGCCTTGGCCCGAGCGCTCCGGGTGAGCAGGACGGAGTACGAGCACCTGTGCACGCTGGCCGGTTACGCGCCGGTGGAAGGGCGGGTGCCACGGCGGCTCAGTGATGGCGCCCGCCGGCTCGTGGACCGGATAGAGAGCACGCCGGTGTGCGTGCTCGACGCCACGTGGACGGTCGTCGGCTGGAACCGGGCTTGGGAAGCGCTGGCCTGCGGGGTGCCCTCGCTCCACCCGCGCGAGGGCAACATCCCCTGGCGGGTGTTCGTCGGCCAGGGCGGCCAGGTGCTCCGGTCGCCGGGTGACGACGCGCGCTTCCAGCGCCTGCTGGTGGCCGAACTGCATGCGGCCTCGACCCGCTACCCGAGGACGAAGACCTGGCGTCTTTGACCGCCGACCTCCAGCGCGCCAGCGCCGTGTTCGCCGAGCTCTGGGCGAGCACACCCACCGCCGGGCAGCACGACGGCCGGATGCGGCTGCAGCATGAGGATCTGGGGCAGATCGCACTGGACTGCGACACCGTCCACATTCCCGACGGCGACCTGAGGGCGGTGATGTTCACGGCGGACCCGGGCTCGGCCGACGCCACTTCACTGACCGAATTTCTGCTGGACGCCCGCAGCGCGCACCCCGGCCGGCAGTGATCGGCGACCGTGCACTCGACCACCCGGTTCGACAGTCCGGTTCTCACCGCAGCGGCCGGAAGAAGTCGGTGAGGTCGTGAGCGAGCAGCTCGGGTTGTTCGTGTGCGGGGAAGTGACCGCCGCGGGGCATCTCCGTGTACCTCGTGATGTTGTAGGTGCGCTCGGCCCAGCTGCGCGGCGGCCGGGTGAGGTCGGCCGGGAACAGCGCTAGGGCGGTGGGGACCTCGATCCGCTCGACTCTGCGCGTCATGTTCTCGCCGTACTCGTAGTACGGCCGGAACGAGGTCGAGATGGTGTTGGTGAACCAGTAGAGCGACGCCTGTGTCAGCAGGAAGTCGTCGCTGAACCGCGAGGACAGATCGCCTTCGCAGTCGCTCCACGCGCGGTACTTCTCGATCATCCATGCGAGCAGCCCGGCCGGTGAGTCAGCCAGCCCGTAGCTCAAGGTGACGGGCCGGGTGCTCTGCTGGTGCTGATACGCGCCTTCCTTCGCCGACCAGGTCGTCACCGAGTCGAGGTAGGCGCGCTCCTGCGCGGTGATGCTCTCGTCGTCGTAGTCGACCGGACTGGCGACGGCCGCCAAGTGGATACCCACCACAGCGTCGGGATGGGCTTCGGCCAGCCGGGAGGTGATGCCCGCGCCCAGGTCTGTGCCGTGCGCCCCGTACCGGGCGAGACCCAGTTCCTCGTGCATGAGCAAGTGCCACAGTTCGTGGGTCTGCAAGGGATCCGTGAGCGAGGGCCGTTGCGGGGAGAAGGCGAATCCCGGCAGCGACGGGACGATGACGGTGAACGAGTCCGCCGCGCTGCCACCGTGCTTGGACGGGGTGGCCAGTCGCCGGGCGAGGTCGGTCAACTCCAGGAACGAGCTGGGCCACCCGTTGGTCAGCACGATCGGCAGGGCCTCCGGATCCTCCCCGTCGAAACGCAGGTAGTGCACCGGTGTCCCGGCGATGTCCGCGACGTGGTGGGGCAGCACGTTGATGGCGGCTTCGTGAGCACGCCAGTCATAGCCGGCCGCCCAGTAGGCGACCAGTCGCCGCAACTCACCGGGATCGGTTCCCGCCGACCAGCCGGTCACCGGCCACGGAGCCGGCCATCGCGTGGCGGCCAGCCGAGCTCGCAGCTCACCGAGTTCGGCATCGGTGACCTCGAGTACGGGCCTATCGGGCACCATGGTTTTCTCCTTGCACTCGACGTCGCGAGTTTACGTTGGGAGGCCGGCGTCAGGTGTCCGTGCCGACGCGTTCGAAGGCCAGTGTGGGCAGGTCGACCGCGTGCGCGCCGCCGTCTGCGACCAGGACCGCGCCGGTGATGTACGACGATTCCGGCGAGCCGAGGAACCGAACGATGGAGGCGATCTCGTCCGGTTCGGCCGGGCGTCGGAGCGGGACCTCGGCGGTCGCCCGACGGTAGCCCTCGTCCCGCCCTCCGGCGAACCCTGCCGATTCGGCGAACCGTTCCATTGCGCCGTCGGCCATCGGGGTGCGGACCCAACCGGGGCAAACCGCGTTCGCGCGGACACCGTGGGGCCCGTAGTCGCGGGCGATCGACCGGGTGAGGCCGATCAGCGCGTGTTTCGCGACGGTGTACCCCGCGACGTCGGGACCCGCGAACAGACCGGCCAACGAGGACACGATCACCACCTGTCCCCCGGCTTCCACCAGCGTGGGTAGCGCGGCCCGGCAGAACACGAACGCGCTCGAGAGGTTCGAGCGCAACGCCAACTCCCACTCCTCGTCGTCGGTGTCGGTCACCGACGACAGCCCGTGCCCGCCGGCGTTCGCGACCACGACGTCCAGCCGCCCGAACCGGCCGACGATCTCCGCGACCGCGTTCTCCGCGTCCGAGGTCACGCTGGCATCACACGCGATGACGTGCGCACCGGTTTCCTCCGCCACCTTCTCCAGCGGTTCGCGCCGCCGTCCGAGGACCACCACGTTCGCGCCCTCGGCCGTGTAGCGGCGGGCCACCGCCGCGCCGATGCCCGTACCGCCGCCGGTGACCGCGACGACCCTGTTCTCTGTACTCACCCGGAGTCCTTTCCCTTGCCCCGAACCGACTGCGTCCATGCCGGGGCCTCGTCGCGGAGTCGCGGTCATGCGGACAGGTCCAGCCACTCCCCGACGGCCAGCACGTGCGCGCGCTGTCCGGCGTGCGCGCGGAACTCCTTCTCCGGGTCGGCGACCTCGACGTAGCCCGCGATCTTGTCCGGCTGTTCCGCCTCGTAGTGCATCGGAACCGCGTACCGGGCATCGAGGATTTCCGCGGCGGCGGCGGACTGCCTCGGGTCCATCGCGGCGGGCAGCGGACTCGGCGGCTGGAGATGCGGCGCGTCGACCACCGCGCCGTTGGCGGGCAGGAACACGGCGTCGAACGGGCTGAACCGGCGCGCGATGAGCCACCAGTAGCCGTGGAACATCGTGTCGCCGCCGTGGAAGATCCGCTGCCCGTCGGCCTGGACCACCCAGTTCAGCTGCGGGTCGCCCAGTCCGTCGACGGCGGGGATCGCGGTGACGAGGAACGGCCCGATTTCGCGAGCGGACCAGGGATCCACGACTTCGGCGGCCAGTCGGTGCAAGGCCAGCTCGCGTTCGGCCTGCAGGGTCGTCACGTTGTCCACGTCGTCGCCGTGGCCCGGTGCCGGTCGGAGCACCGGCGCTCCCGGCTCCAGCACGCCCGCGAGTGCGGCCGCGTCGGTGTGGTCCCGGTGCAGGTGGGTGACCAGCGCGGCGCCGGCCGTCCCGCTCGGTGCCGGCAGCCTGTCGCCGGACCGCCATCCGGTGAACAGTGGCGAGAGGTCCCGTACGTAGTCGATCACCAGCCGCTCACCGTCCGCCTCGATCTCCAGTCCGGCCCAGCCCAGTCGTCGTGTTCGCATCCCGTACTCCTTGTCGGCGGTGGTCGCCGAAAGTTAGCGTACGGGCGTTCGCTAAATCAATAGCGAACGCCCGTACGCTAACTTCGTCACATGTAGCCGGAAGCAGGCCGAGCAGGAACGACGCGAAGCTCAGGTCACTCAAGCAGCCATGATCGCGGTGACCTGACGCGCGCCGCGAGGTTCCGTGTCGCGAGGCCGAGCCTGGTTTTCGGCACGAGCATCGCCGCGGCCAGCTTGACGGTGCGCCGCTTCGGCATCACCCTGGCGCGGTGCTCGGCCTCGTACCGGGCAAGGTCTCCGTCCGCAGCGAGCGCGGTGGCCAGGGTGTGTGCGCCGGCGATGGCGAGGCTGGAACCGTCACCGAGCAGGGACACGCACGACGCGGCGTCGCCGACCAGCGCGACGCGGCCCTTCGACCACGACGGAAGGTCGACCAGGCTGACCGCGTCGAAGAAGACGTCCTCCGCGTCCCGCAACCGGTCGAGCAGCTCCGGCACCCGCCACCCGACGCCCGCGTACGCCGACGTGACGATCCGCTTGTGCTGCGCCATGTCGCGGTGGTCGAAGTGGTCGACCTCGGCGCGGAAGATGAACGCGACCCCGCCCTTGCCGCGTGACGGATGGAGGGCGACCAGCCGGCCCGGCGTGTTGTGAATGAGCACGTCCTCGGGGTGGTCGACCGGCTCGCTGAACGGTGTCGTGGCGACGTAGATGCCCGTGAGCCGCACGAAATCACGCTCGGGGCCGAAGGCGAGGCGGCGCACGGTGGAGTGCAGCCCGTCCGCGCCGATCACGAGGTCGAACCGGCGGGGCGGGGCACGGTCGAACGTGACATCCACACCGTGCTCGTCCTGGCGCAGCGCGGTGATCGTGTCGTCGAAGAGGAACTCGGCGTCGTCCCGGGCCGCCTCGTACAGGATGGTGGCGAGGTCGTTCCGGGGGATCTCGACCTCGTTGCCCTTGGCGGGCATGGCCACCGTGGCGACCAGGCGACCGTCGACACCCAGCAACCGGATCCGGTTCGACGTCGTGGCGGCGTCCCGCAGCCGGGGCACGACGCCCATGGCCTCGACGACCGGCAGGGCGGGCCCGCGGATGTCGACGGGGTTGCCGCTGGAGCGCAGGCCCTGCGACCGCTCCACGACCGTGGGCTTGAAACCATTGCGGGCCAGCCAGTAGGCGAGGGTCGAGCCTGCCACGCCTGCCCCGGAGATCAGCACGTTCTTCGTCATGCCCACGACGTTAACCGCAGTGAGTGCACATTTGCAATGAGTGCAGATTTGCACTGACTGCCGACCTGCGTATGCTGCCGTCCATGTCCCTTCGCGACCGCAAGCGAGCCCGCACGCGCCAGGCCCTGATCGACGCGGCGACGGAGTTGTTCGAGCGCCAGGGCTACGACGAGACGACGATCGCCGACATCGCGGCGGCGGCGGAGATCGGCGCGCGGACGTTCTTCAGCTACTTCGCCAGCAAGGAGGAACTGCTGTTCCCCGACGCCGACGAGCGCGTGCGGGCGGCCATCGACGCCATCGCGACGCGCGGCCCGGACGAGGGACCGGCGGACGTGCTGCTGCGTACCCTCGGCGAGATCAACGACACGAGCGAGGAGATGGTCAGCCCACTGGCAGCGCTCCGGCTGCAGCTGATCCAGACCGTGCCCGCCGTGCGCGGCCGCGCGTTGCAGCTGCAGCTCGACGCCCAACGCGAGATCGCGAAGCACCTGGCAGAGGCCTTCCCCGACCAGCTGGACCTGGTACGCGCGGCGGCACTGACGGGCGCGTTCGTCGGCGCCGTCAG
Proteins encoded in this region:
- a CDS encoding NAD(P)-dependent oxidoreductase, whose translation is MHLTVLAASGPTGLSLTRQALERGHIVRAIARNPDRITIPDAPGLTKIVADVFRTSEIDSALEGSELVLSGLGVPKGTKPGVLTAGARSAVASGARVIWLGAYGTGPSAAVASALNRLVLKGLGAEVADKVESDAVVTEAGGTVFHAGPLSNKPISPDRRTVGLDASPKSIFRIMVSRDTVAAAMLDEAENPRFPGRIAVPLTR
- a CDS encoding nuclear transport factor 2 family protein, which encodes MTDVNHLADRVAVAETVARFAWSQDLKDWAGLRAILADTVTMDVSEHLGGPSQELSADDFVVASRAVLEGFQSTHHSTSNVIVEVEGDHATYRSFVVAYHHVPTDEVDWLVVRAFWHVDLQRAGNEWRLRRIRVVRKAPFAGNSELYAIAKGARGQGGREVSASTDDVRAVPFRMAAAMSDRDVEKLVANYADDFDCVMPVHPDRSFRGADQVRANYTKIFARYSNGLDARVIDSVVDGDRVWTEWEMIGTRADGVVETIRGAVIIRVEDGRAAAVRFYLDPVDAPDASAQLNILG
- a CDS encoding epoxide hydrolase family protein; translated protein: MVPDRPVLEVTDAELGELRARLAATRWPAPWPVTGWSAGTDPGELRRLVAYWAAGYDWRAHEAAINVLPHHVADIAGTPVHYLRFDGEDPEALPIVLTNGWPSSFLELTDLARRLATPSKHGGSAADSFTVIVPSLPGFAFSPQRPSLTDPLQTHELWHLLMHEELGLARYGAHGTDLGAGITSRLAEAHPDAVVGIHLAAVASPVDYDDESITAQERAYLDSVTTWSAKEGAYQHQQSTRPVTLSYGLADSPAGLLAWMIEKYRAWSDCEGDLSSRFSDDFLLTQASLYWFTNTISTSFRPYYEYGENMTRRVERIEVPTALALFPADLTRPPRSWAERTYNITRYTEMPRGGHFPAHEQPELLAHDLTDFFRPLR
- a CDS encoding SDR family NAD(P)-dependent oxidoreductase, with the protein product MDAVGSGQGKGLRVSTENRVVAVTGGGTGIGAAVARRYTAEGANVVVLGRRREPLEKVAEETGAHVIACDASVTSDAENAVAEIVGRFGRLDVVVANAGGHGLSSVTDTDDEEWELALRSNLSSAFVFCRAALPTLVEAGGQVVIVSSLAGLFAGPDVAGYTVAKHALIGLTRSIARDYGPHGVRANAVCPGWVRTPMADGAMERFAESAGFAGGRDEGYRRATAEVPLRRPAEPDEIASIVRFLGSPESSYITGAVLVADGGAHAVDLPTLAFERVGTDT
- a CDS encoding MBL fold metallo-hydrolase encodes the protein MRTRRLGWAGLEIEADGERLVIDYVRDLSPLFTGWRSGDRLPAPSGTAGAALVTHLHRDHTDAAALAGVLEPGAPVLRPAPGHGDDVDNVTTLQAERELALHRLAAEVVDPWSAREIGPFLVTAIPAVDGLGDPQLNWVVQADGQRIFHGGDTMFHGYWWLIARRFSPFDAVFLPANGAVVDAPHLQPPSPLPAAMDPRQSAAAAEILDARYAVPMHYEAEQPDKIAGYVEVADPEKEFRAHAGQRAHVLAVGEWLDLSA
- a CDS encoding FAD-dependent monooxygenase; translation: MTKNVLISGAGVAGSTLAYWLARNGFKPTVVERSQGLRSSGNPVDIRGPALPVVEAMGVVPRLRDAATTSNRIRLLGVDGRLVATVAMPAKGNEVEIPRNDLATILYEAARDDAEFLFDDTITALRQDEHGVDVTFDRAPPRRFDLVIGADGLHSTVRRLAFGPERDFVRLTGIYVATTPFSEPVDHPEDVLIHNTPGRLVALHPSRGKGGVAFIFRAEVDHFDHRDMAQHKRIVTSAYAGVGWRVPELLDRLRDAEDVFFDAVSLVDLPSWSKGRVALVGDAASCVSLLGDGSSLAIAGAHTLATALAADGDLARYEAEHRARVMPKRRTVKLAAAMLVPKTRLGLATRNLAARVRSPRSWLLE
- a CDS encoding TetR/AcrR family transcriptional regulator; the protein is MSLRDRKRARTRQALIDAATELFERQGYDETTIADIAAAAEIGARTFFSYFASKEELLFPDADERVRAAIDAIATRGPDEGPADVLLRTLGEINDTSEEMVSPLAALRLQLIQTVPAVRGRALQLQLDAQREIAKHLAEAFPDQLDLVRAAALTGAFVGAVSGALQALLDKADKADPATLQAAMRTATEVALTPWRRST